CTTTTATCTTAACTATCTTGAAATACAAAAATTGCAAAATATTTTGGATTTTGAGCTTCATGATTGATAAGTCTACAGTTCAATAGGCAAACCAATCATTTTGATTAATTTTACTTTCCATGAAAGCAATTGTATTTATTTCTTTATTTTTCTTTGTTTTGGCTTGCAGTAGACCCAAAAATGAAGAGCAATCAGAAAAAGGCAAAGAACTTATTTCATACTCCCAAAATTTAAGCATTGAAGATTTTGGCGATTTCTATAAAGTTAAAGTTATCCAGCCTGCCGCGTCAGACAGTAGTTTTTTTACTTATATTTTGTTTAGAGAAAAAAAGAGTAAACCTAGTCTTAAAGCCGATGCACATATTTCAATTCCTGTTAAGGGGCTAATTTGCATGTCCACTTCTCATTTGCCAGCATTTACTGCCTTAGGAGAAAGTAAAGTAATAGTTGGCTTTCCGGGCACAGAACACATCTATGAACATAAACTTCAAACCTTAGTGAAGAGTGGTAATTTGCAAGATGTAGGACAAAAAAGCGGCATTAATGTCGAAAAAGTACTGAGCCTACAACCCGATGTGATGATGGCCTATACAATGGGTAGCAGTATGGAGCAATTGAACCCAATTAGAAAATCAGGGATTCCCGTAATCCTCAATTCAGATTACTTAGAAAATTCGCCTTTAGGTCGAGCAGAGTGGTTAAAATTAAGTGCAATATTACTAGATAAGTATACTGAAGGTGACAGTCTATTTAAAGCAATAGAACAGAATTATCTCTCGATCAAGGGCCAAGTTGCAAATAGTGAAACCAAGTCAAGTGTCATGACAGGTTTAATGTACGGGGATGTATGGTACGTTCCGGGAGGAAAAAGTTATGCAGCCCATTTTATTGAGGATGCGGGGGCTAGTTATCTTTGGTCTTCAACTCAAAAAACAGGAAGCCTAGAACTAAGCTTTGAATCTGTATTCAATCGAGCTAAAAAAGCAGATTTTTGGATTGGAGTTGCTTCTTTCACTTCTCTGCGAAATTTGAAAAATACAAATGTTAAATACAGCTTTTTTGATGCATATCAGAAACAAAATGTATTCTCTTACACAAAAAGGGTAAATGAAAATGGTGCTAATGATTATTTAGAAACTGGGTATATGAGACCAGATTTGGTATTAAAGGATTATATTAATCTTCTGCATCCCAATTTATTAACGGATTCAACACTAACCTATTACCAACGCTTAAATCCTTGATGAAACTTTCTAAATATCAAACTGTAGCTCTGTTGATTCCACTTTTGGGGATTCTATTTGTTTTTTCAATCAGTTTTGGCTCAGTCTATATCCCATTCGAAAATATTATAGGCGTATTAGTTGGAAATATGGCACAAGACCACCCAGAATATCACATTGTTTTATCTTATCGACTGCCGAAAGCCTTAACAATAGTTTTTGCAGGAGCTGCGCTGGGTTTTTCAGGTTTGCAAATGCAAACGCTTTTCCGAAATCCATTAGCAGGTCCTTTTGTTTTGGGAATTAGTTCAGGTGCAAGTCTAGGAGTGGCAGTATTAGTGCTCCTAGGTATTGGCGTAAATGGCGCATTAGCTTCATGGGGAATGGCACTTTCTTCGATCATAGGATCATCAATTATATTGCTACTCGTTGTTTTAGTCTCCATAAGATTAAAAGACAGCATGTCCTTGCTATTAGTGGGATTGATGTTTGGCGCTTTTACTTCTGCAATTGTGAGTATCATGCAATATTTCAGCACTGCAGATGACATTCAAAATTTTCTATTTTGGACCTTTGGTGCCACGGGTAACCTTAGCTGGGGAGAATTAATGATTTTCATTCCTGTCGTTACAACAGGCCTCGTTTTAGGTTATTTGCAGGCTAAACCCCTAAATGCTTTGTTAATGGGCGAAAACTATGCGCAAAGTATGGGCTTAAAAGTTCAATTTGTAAGATTACTCTTGGTAGTATCTACAAGTATTTTGGCTGGTATAGTGACTGCCTTTTGCGGCCCTATAGCTTTTTTGGGACTTGCTGTACCACACATCAGCAGGATACTATTCAAGACGTCCAACCATTTTATATTAATTCCTGCTACTTTGTTAATAGGAGCTTGTTTGCTTCTAATTTGTGATTTAATCGCACAAGTTCCCAATTATGATCTGATACTACCCATAAATGCTGTTACCTCACTTTTTGGAGCACCGGTTGTGATTTGGTTAATTTTAAAAAGAAAAAACATCAGTAAAAATTTTGGATAAACGAGCTCACATAATGACCACATCCGACTTATCTATAGGATACAGAAGCGGTAAATCTGAAAATAGATTGATGAACAACCTCAACCTATCCATTCCAAAAGGCAAATTGATCGCTTTGCTGGGTGCAAATGGTGTTGGCAAAAGTACGCTAATACGAACCTTGGCCAATCTTCAGGCTGCATTGCAAGGAAAAGTATTTTTGAATGACAAAGAAGTCAAAAACTACACTGCAAAAAATTTTGCTAAGCAAGTAAGCCTTGTGTTGACTGATCCAATTCAAAGCGGAAATTTGAATGTCAAGGATTTGGTAGAGATGGGACGCTATCCTTTCACTAATTGGACTGGAAGGCTACAGGCTATTGATCAGGAAAAAGTGGAAAATGCCATAAATTTGTGTGCCATAGCATATTTAAAAGATGCCAATATTGCTGAAATTAGTGACGGACAATTGCAAAAAGCCATGATTGCAAGAGCTTTGGCTCAAGATGGTGAATTAATGCTTTTGGATGAACCCACTGTTCATTTAGATGCCAATAATAGATACATAGTGTTAGAGCTTTTAAGGAAACTAGTTGATGAAACACAAAAGTCGATCCTCATAAGTACCCATCAAGTAGAAATTGCATTAAAAATGGCCGATCATATCTGGCTAGCTAATTGCGGTGAAGGGATTATTTCCGGATCACCTATTGAATTGATTAAAAGTGGCGATGTAGAAAAGTCATTTCCGTACTTGAAGAAATTGAATTTTTAATGATTGTAAAAATGACATTTACCCTACAAAGAATTCGAACCCTTTTTGAAACAAAACATGATGATTTCGACTTACTGGATTAGCAAACGGCTAATTAGTGGTTATAAAGCCAAAATTATGTTCGCTCAACCAGCGTTATCTATCATTTTCGATAGCTTCCATCTTAATAAAATCCAAAAAATATCATTAATTTCGTGTTTTAACACTATCAACTAACCAGTGAAACATTTTTTTAATAAGTCTATCAGAATCAGCGAAGAGAAACATTACTTAAAAGTTGTGAGCCAAGGCGAAAGAACTCAATTCAGTGTGGTATTACAAAACGCGGAGAAAATTCATAAGGCCATTCAATCCTCCAATAAAAAACTGGTACTTTTAGATTATAGACTTACAATTTTCAAACTACCTCATAACGAAGCCTTTAATTTATTGAAGGTTTTTGAGCTCAAACTTACAGAATTTAGAGAAGTGAAAATGGCTGTAATTATCAACCCAAGAACAGAAGAAGTAGGAAGTTTTTGGGCCTCAATTTGCAGAAAAAGAGGTTTTGACTATCGGAATTTCCAAGAAGAGCAGGAAGCAGAAGCTTGGCTATTAGCTGAGAATCAAGCTGGCTGACATTCCTTGCAAATCCCATTCATCGTGTAGCTTATGCTATTAAGCTGATAGCCGTTTCCTAATTCCACATCTGGGATTTTCACGTCCTCTAAGCAAAAGGTTTGGTTGCATTCTTCACAAATAAAATGGGCATGCTTATCTTGATGTACATGTTCTGGGCAGCTATCTGAACACATAGCATAGCGCATGTTGCCATTTGGATCAGGAGTTTGATGCAAAATACCATTTTCCTCGAAGGAATTTAAAGCTCTGTAGATCGTCACCCTATCATGACTTGCTTTTAGGTTTTTCTCCAGATCATTTACAGATAAAGCATGTTTTGTACCCATAAATATTTGGAGTATTTCTATACGTATGTGCGTTTTACGCAAACCGTTAGATTTCAATATATTTTCAGCTTTAACTGCTTTTTCCATTACTTTAATTTCTATTCCAAATATCGCGAAAATTGAGGAGAATTCAAATTAACGCAATAACATTGCTTTTTCTATATATTGCTATTCAACTGCTTCTCCCTGTAGCTGCTTCTGATACAATTCCTTGTAAGGTCCAGTTTGTGCCAAAAGCTCTTTTTCAGTGCCTTGCTCAACAATTACTCCATCATCAAGCACGATGATATAATTCGCTAATTTTGCTGAACTAACCCTGTGTGAAATAATAACACTTGTCCTATCTTCCATAATTTTCTTTAAAGCATTTAAGATAGCGTTTTCAGTTTTGGTATCCACGGCTGATAAGGCATCATCCAAAATCATGATTTTCGGATCTCTGGCTATTGCCCTAGCAATTGAGACTCTTTGTTTTTGACCACCGGAAAGCGTTATACCTCTTTCACCCAATTCAGTATCATATCCATGTGGAAAATCAATGATATTACTGTGCAGATCAGCATCTTTAGAAGCTTTCAACATTTGCTCCTCAGACAACCCCCTGCTACCAAATGTGATATTATTTCGAATAGAATCTGAGAATAAAAAGACATCTTGAGGCACATAGCCAATTTGACTTCTTAAATTTTCAACTTTATAATCCGCAATTGGAACATTATCAATGGTGATTTTTCCAGCCGTGGGATCATACATTCGGGTAATCAAATTGGCTATTGTACTCTTACCTGAACCTGTCGTACCTATAACCGCCAAGGTCTCTCCCTTTTTTACTGAAAAGCTTACCTCTTTTAATGCTTTAATGCCGCTATCAGGATAGGTGAAACTTACCTTATCAAAAACGATCTCCCCAGTAATTTCCTTTTCCAGGTTCATATCAGAAACAATTTCTGTTTTGGTTTCCAAAAATTCATTGATTCGTTTTTGGGAAGCTGCAGCCCTCTGAATAATACTTGTTACCCATCCCACAGAAGTTACAGGCCAAGTCAAAAGGTTGACATAAATTATAAATTCAGCAATATTTCCTGCACTCACCGCGCCATTCATAGCTTCTACACCTCCTATGTACACAACCAAAATCACACTTAGGCCCACCATACCCATTATTAAAGGGAAAAACAAGGCTTGAATGAATGTCAATTTCAAAGCTCTGAATTTATAATTATTGGTTTCCTTAGTGAAATTCTGTAGCGAATCTTCTTCTCGAACAAATGATTTCAATACTCTAATTCCCGAAAAAGCCTCCTGTACCAAGGTGGATAGCTGCGATTGGCTTTGCTGAATTTCCTCTGAACGTTTATTGATCAAATTATTGACAAAATATATACTTATTGAAAGGAAAGGAAGTGGAATAAGTGAATACCATGTCAAGGTCGGATTCACTGAAAACATGATTGGAATTACAATGCAAAAGAGGGTGATTAAATTAACAGAATACATGATAGCAGGCCCCAGATACATCCGGACTTTACTCACATCTTCGGAGATCCTGTTCATGATATCCCCTGTATTATTCCTTCTGTAAAAGCTTAATGGTAATTTCTGATAATGATTATAGATTTCATTTTTCAAATCATACTCAATGTGTCTGGACATCACTATAATGGTCTGCCTCACTAGGAATAGAAACAAGCCTCTTCCCAGTGCTAAAAGGATAATTATTCCCCCATAGATCAAAATGGCAGAGGCGAAAATTTCATAATAATTTTCCTGCAATTCAAAGTTTTCGAACATGCGATACATCTCTATATTTTCCTTCACTATATTGAAGGCATATCGAACCACCTGAGCAGGAAATACCGCAAAAAAGTTGGACACAATCATAAAGAGAATGCCTAAAAGCAGTAAATATTTATATTTTAGTAAGTACTTATTAAGGTGCTTTAATTCTATCACGAAATTAACAACGTTTGATGAAGTAGTTGGTTCAAAGTAATTATTTGAACCAAAAAACTGTAGAATTCGAAGTGCAAATATAGTATTAGCAAATAGATTGAATTCACTTTTAAGCCAATTTATGGAAATTTTTCAAATTATTATTTGTTTGTGCTAGTAGATTAAATATTGCCAAACAAGCAAATACAAAATTTTATTTCATAAATACGCATCTTTAAAAACTATCATTTTACTTTATAGAGAGAATGCTCCAGTACTATTGGATTTATACAATTTGAATCATAATTGATTTGCATCAATAAATAAGTTAATTTTGCGACAATATTTCCCGAAAGTTAGGGAAACAGGAAACGACTTTTAGATATCAAAATTAATTCCAAGATGGTTGAATTAAATGAAAAAGAAGCCCAAAAAACATTTTCAGCATTCAATACAATCGCTGAAATGGGCCATGAACAAGTAGTTTATTGTTATGATAAACCCACAGGCCTTAAAGCCATAATTGCCATTCACAATACCATTTTAGGTCCTGCCTTAGGCGGAACAAGAATGTGGACCTATCAAAATGACCAAGAAGCTCTTATTGATGTGCTCCGATTATCAAGAGGGATGACTTACAAAGCCGCTATTTCAGGTTTAAATTTAGGAGGCGGAAAAGCTGTCATTATTGGTGACCCAAAGAATTTAAAAAATGAAGCTTTCCTAAGAAGATTCGGAAGATTTGTGGACAGTTTGAGCGGTAGATACATCACCGCTGAAGATATGAACATGAACACTTCGGATATGGTGCATATTTCTTATGAAACCGACTATGTAATGGGATTGCCTGAATCAATGAACGGAAGTGGGGATCCTTCTCCTGTTACTGCCTATGGAGTCTTTATGGGCATGAAAGCCACGGCAAAAAAAGCTTATGGTAATGATAATCTGCATGGAAAGAAAATATCGGTTCAAGGTGTTGGTCAGGTCGGGCACTATTTGGTTGATCATTTAATTGAAGACGGAGCAGAAGTCACCATTACTGATATTAATGAGAGCAATATCAAAAGAGTAACAGACAAGCATAAAGTGAAAGTGGTAAAGCCTGAAGAGATTTATGATGTGGATGCCGATATTTATGCTCCATGTGCAATGGGCGCTACTATCAATGATGATTCAATTGCGAGATTGAAAGCCAATGTAATTGTAGGTGCTGCTAACAACCAATTAGCTGAAGAAGTAAGACACGGAGAAATGCTTAAAGATAAAGGCATATTTTATGCACCTGATTTCTTGGTAAATGCAGGTGGTATTATCAATATTTTTCCAGAACTAATGAGAAACTACAACAAACCCTTGGCTTTAGAGCAAACTGAAAAAATATACGGTAAATGTCTAGAGATATTAAACAAAGCAGAAGCTGAGGGGAAAACATCTCATCAAGCCGCAATAGAAATTGCTGACAAGCGAATGGCTGACATGGGCAAAGTGAAATTAGCTTACTAAGTTTTGAATTATTAATTTTGCAAGGAAGGCAGTAATCTGTCTTCCTTATTTATTTATTATCGTTCTTTTTATTATTGATTATGCTGAACAGAAGGTCCTTAAGAATTAAAGTTATGCAAGCGCTTTATGCGGTTCAAAAATGTGAAGATGCAAATTTTGAGTTAGCGCTAGACCACATTGATGATATCTTTACTCCAGATTTGAACTCTATGGAAGTGCAGGACAAAGCGCTATTAAAACAAAATGCTAAAATTGCTAAAAAAGTATTCAAATCGAATTTCCAATCCAGACAAATTAAAGAAGAACAGGATAGCAATCCAGAGATTCGTTCAGCTGTTAGTGATGCCCTAGATTTATTTCAAACAAATGTAAAAAAAGACATCTCCTTCATTAAAAAAGATATGTTGGAAGCTGTTAATACACTACTAGAAAACTACTATCTGTCCATTAAACTTCTCGAAGAATTTTCCGAATTGGCCTTGGAGGATGTTGAGAAAAGAAAAACCAGACTGAATGACAGTGGAAAACAAGTTTTTGAAAGTGAACTGAACCTTTTTAAAAACAAGGGCATCAAGATCATTAAGGAGAATGATGCATTACAAAATGAATTTACCCGATTTGGTACTAGTTGGGAAGATGATATGTTGGATGTTCAAGAGTGGTACAGGGACATTTTAAAAAAAGCAGACTTCTACAAGGAATATGTGCTCAAAAACGAACCTTCGTTTGAAGAAGATGTAGAAACTTTAGATAAAATTACTCGTCAGGTGATTTTGAAAAGTGAGGCCATTACCAATTTTATGGCAGAACGAGATTTGTACTGGGAAGAAAACAAATCTGCTTTGAAATCAATGTTAAAGAAAAGCATCAAATCCTTGGATGAAATGACTCAACATATTGAATTAATAGAACTTTCTGCCAATTGGGAAGAAGATAGCGAATTCTTCAAAAATCTATTTCAAGAAACGATTGTAAATAATGAAGAATATGAAAAAATAGTCTCCGATTTTGCAAAAAACTGGGCCACCGATCGAATAGCTGTTGTAGATATGATTATATTAAAAATGGCTGTGGCAGAAATGCTTAATTTCCCAAGCATACCTGTAAAAGTGACAATAAATGAGTATATTGAACTTTCCAAGAATTATAGTACGCAAAAAAGCAAGCAATTTGTTAATGGCTTATTAGATAAAATCTCAATAAGTTTAGAGAAGGAAGACAAAATCAAGAAAAGTGGTAGAGGTTTGATTGACAACAAATAACTTCACCACACTAATTGCGTAAAAACCAAAAAACTTTGATTGTACATTTGAATCATTTTATATGTGCAGTATATTTGACAGCTAAAGGAAAAAATTATGAGTAAAGGAAGTAACTTATTTGCATTTTTAGCAGGAGCAACTGCAGGAGCAATTGTTGGAATCTTGTACGCACCTGACACTGGTGTGAATACTAGAGATAAACTGACTTATCGTCTAGGTAAATATAAAGAAATGTTGGAAGATTTACTTAATGACATTTCAGAAGGAGAAGATTTAGGTTTGAGCACGGCCAGAAGTGATGGAGAAAAAGTGGTAAGTTCTGCGAAAAAAAAAGCAGAACAGTTATTGACTGATGTTGATGCACTGCTTGGGCAAATCAAAAGCAAAGACGAAAAAACTAAATAAATTTCAATTAATTAATATAACTCAATTATGAAAAGATTAATATATGCTATTTTCGCAATAGGATTATTGTCATTCACCGCATGCAATGGTGATCTAGAAAAAAGAGTGACCGATTTAGAAAGAAGGGTTGCTGCTTTAGAAGGAAATGGTGGCAGTACTGCTTCCAACAGTCCAGCTGTCCAGATGGCTAATCAAAGTACTTCTCAAGTCAAATCGACTTCCAATGAAAAGCCAGAAGGGCCATTGCCTAAAATGGAATTTTCTGAAAAAGTACATGACTTTGGTAGAATTACAGAAGGCGATGTAGTAACTAAAGTGTTTACGTTCAAAAATACAGGAGAGGCTCCGCTGATCATCTCAAATGCGACTTCTTCTTGTGGATGTACAGTACCTTCATATACTGAAGAGCCAATAGCTCCTGGTGAGGAAGGCGAGCTAGAAGTAAAATACAACTCAAGAGGTAAAAAGAATCAGGATAACAAAGTTGTCAGAGTTACAGCTAATACTTGGCCTGCAACAAATAACATTACAATTAAAGCATTTGTAGAACCTAAGGCTGACAATACAAGTGCTGGACCCATAAAACAATAATTATTAATGATACAATTTATTATAGCACAAGCCACTACAGGTGACGATAGCGCTTGGATGAGCCAATTACTTTTATTTGGCGGTATAATTTTAGTTTTCTATTTCTTTATGATCCGACCACAGCAAAAAAAGCAGAAAGATCAAAAGAAATTTATTGCTGAAATTAAAAAAGGAGACAGCGTGGTAACCATTGGTGGACTTCATGGAAAGGTTTTTCAAGTGGAAGAAGATAAAATCATTCTTGAGATAGACAAAGGAACAAAAATGATTTTTGAAAAATCTGCTGTATCGTTAGAGCAAAGCAAAAAACTTCAAGAGAAATAATTTATTGAAGCGAATTGAAAAAATAGGAGATTGGCTGAGCAATATATTTTTGCCTCATTCAAATGACACGATTAAAGTGGTAGTTCTGTGCATAGTCACAGCTACCACTTTTTGGTTTTTCAATGCGCTTAATGATAACTATTCAACCAGAATTAGCTATCCAATAAAATTTACTTACTCTGATTCTTCTCTAGTTGTAGTAGAAGAACTTCCCAAAAAAGTTAGCATCAACGTAAGTGGAGGCGGCTGGAATTTACTCAGAAAAACATTCTGGTTTACAATTACACCGGTTGAGGTTCCATTAGAAGACCCTGTAAATCAAAATTATATATTAGGGAATTCACTCTACACTTTAATCGCTGACCAGATGAATGAAATCCAGCTGAATTTTGTAGAGAATGACACACTAAGGATAGAGATTGATTCCATAAGAACTGCAAATTCAAAACTGTTACTAGACAGTACTAAATTTAGCTTAGCAGATGGCTACAGAATCATTTCCCCTATCAAAAAATCACATGATTCTGCTGCCTTTTCAGGGCCTGAAAGATTTATCAATAAAGTACCGAACGAGCTGTCTATAGAAATTAAAGAAGAAAATATCTCAAGTAATTACTCTGAAGATATTTACTTGCCTACTTTTGGTTCAAGCTTGGTAAACCGAAATCCTGTGGAAATAACTGTGAGTTTTGAAGTAGCTAAATTCATCCAGCAAGAGTTGATGTTGCCGTTTGAAAAAATTAATTTACCTGAAGATTCGAATTCTTATATGTTTAGCGATAGTTTGGCACGAATATCATTTAAGATTCAGGAAAACTTAGCTGGTAATTTCAACTTAGACAGTATTCAACTAGTAGTTGATTTTAAGCAAATTAGTGCCTCGGATAGTATAACGAAACCTATTTTAGCATCTGTTCCAAGTCAGTTAAAAGATTTGGATATTAAAATAGATTCCATTCAATATCAGTATATTAGGGAATGAAGAAAATTGGCATTACTGGAGGAATAGGAGCTGGCAAGAGTTTAATCTGTAAAATCTTTGAGATTTTAGATATTCCCAACTACCCTGCAGATTATAGGGCGAAGTGGCTTCAATCAAACGATTCGGAACTTAAGGCAAAAATCGCCTTCCATTTTGGAAAAGAAGCCTATTTTGAAAATGGCGAACTTAATAGAAATTATTTGAGTAAAGAAGTCTTTGGTGATGATGAAAAATTAAAACTACTCAATAATCTGGTACATCCAGCCGTTGCAGAAGATTTCAAAAATTGGTGTAAACAGTACTCAAATAAACCTTATGTTTTAAAAGAAGCCGCCCTTCTATTTGAAACGGGTTCTTACAAACAACTAGATGCTACTATTAACGTCCACGCAAACCAAGGACTACGGCTCCAAAGAACATTAGAAAGAGATCCGAATAGAACAAAAGAAAGTGTCTTGTCCATCATGAAAAAACAGTTCTCCGATGAGAAGCGAATAGAATTGGCAGATTTTGTTATTTATAATGACGAGAGTCAGTCTGTAATTAAGCAAGTTATGCGCTTGCATGAGTTGTTAGTCGAATGATTTTTAGTCAAATCAAAAAGACCACTTTTGGCTTTCATTTTCACAACTTTCCCGAAAAATAAGAGGTAAGACAATAAAATAGAGCAAGTCGTGGAAACTGGACTCACTCTATTATAATCACTAATTTCTATTTAAAATTTTCCTATAGTTTTCCTTTCCAAGGATTAAAATTCTTGCATTTTTGAACACCATGAATTACAACAGGTAAAGTTGCTGAGGTACTTGTATTACTGGCGCTGACAGTAATCGATGTGAAATAAGACCCATCGATTAGGTTAGAATTAAATTCATCACAACCGCCTGGTGGTAACCACACCAAATCAGAAGGTTCAACGGTTAGTACAGTTGAAGTGGTACTCATCGAGCCCCCCCACTAATTGTCCAGACATAACTACTAGCACCGGCTACGCAATTAGTTCTAAAAGTAACGTGTGAACCTACATAATTTGCTTGAAGTACAGTACTATTTCCGTTACCACTAATAGTTGTTGTGGTTGATGGGCATGATTTTATTGGTCCTCTTTGAGCATTGGATACTGACCATGCGCTTAAAAAGATTAGGGTAATTAATAATTGTTTCATTTGATTTGTAAGGTTTAAGTGAAAATTCATTTATTTATGCATCAATAATAAGCATATATCATTTATGAAACTATGATCTTGGTTAATATTTATAAAATAATAGATCTGTTGTTTCTTTAGTAAGTAGAAGGGATACAAGGGTTTATATCGACATAAGGTTTTGATCAAGAATCTTAAAAACAAGCCAAAATTTCCTCTTTAACAATACAAGTTTTTATCATAACCCTGATTTCCTGCGCACAAAATGGCGAAGAGGAGGTGCGGACTGATTTTGAATTAAGATAACCTAAAAAATAGGTGCGAATTCATTGGATTGGAACTTATTAGAATTAGAACACCCTTTTCAATTAGATTAGGAACATAGATTTAAGATCCAGAAAGACAAAATTACATTTTCTATTGAAGAACGTCATCAGCACCAGTGCTGCGCATCCATCAAAAAAATACTTCGGATTTTATTTTACTTGAATTCTTACTAAATTAAAATCGAAATTATTTAGAAAAAAGCTAATTGACATAATATGAGTGATAGAATTCATACCCTTAGTGGATATATCCACGAATACCAACGTAGTGTGCATCAGCCAGAGCAGTTTTGGTCCAGAATTGCTGATTCCTTTTACTGGAAAAAAAGATGGGACAAAACAGTTGAGTGGAATTTTGAGGAGCCAAGAATTGAGTGGTTCAAAGGCGCGAAATTAAATATCACTGAAAATATCCTAGAAAAACATCTCTTCACATTGGGTGATAAACCCGCTATTATTTGGGAGCCAAACGAGCCGGGGGATGAGAATCAAATCATTAGCTTTAGACAACTTTACGAAAAGGTGAATCAGTTTTCCAATGCCATGAAAGAAAGTGGCATTAAGAAAGGTGA
This is a stretch of genomic DNA from Marivirga harenae. It encodes these proteins:
- a CDS encoding ABC transporter ATP-binding protein is translated as MIELKHLNKYLLKYKYLLLLGILFMIVSNFFAVFPAQVVRYAFNIVKENIEMYRMFENFELQENYYEIFASAILIYGGIIILLALGRGLFLFLVRQTIIVMSRHIEYDLKNEIYNHYQKLPLSFYRRNNTGDIMNRISEDVSKVRMYLGPAIMYSVNLITLFCIVIPIMFSVNPTLTWYSLIPLPFLSISIYFVNNLINKRSEEIQQSQSQLSTLVQEAFSGIRVLKSFVREEDSLQNFTKETNNYKFRALKLTFIQALFFPLIMGMVGLSVILVVYIGGVEAMNGAVSAGNIAEFIIYVNLLTWPVTSVGWVTSIIQRAAASQKRINEFLETKTEIVSDMNLEKEITGEIVFDKVSFTYPDSGIKALKEVSFSVKKGETLAVIGTTGSGKSTIANLITRMYDPTAGKITIDNVPIADYKVENLRSQIGYVPQDVFLFSDSIRNNITFGSRGLSEEQMLKASKDADLHSNIIDFPHGYDTELGERGITLSGGQKQRVSIARAIARDPKIMILDDALSAVDTKTENAILNALKKIMEDRTSVIISHRVSSAKLANYIIVLDDGVIVEQGTEKELLAQTGPYKELYQKQLQGEAVE
- the nusB gene encoding transcription antitermination factor NusB; the encoded protein is MQALYAVQKCEDANFELALDHIDDIFTPDLNSMEVQDKALLKQNAKIAKKVFKSNFQSRQIKEEQDSNPEIRSAVSDALDLFQTNVKKDISFIKKDMLEAVNTLLENYYLSIKLLEEFSELALEDVEKRKTRLNDSGKQVFESELNLFKNKGIKIIKENDALQNEFTRFGTSWEDDMLDVQEWYRDILKKADFYKEYVLKNEPSFEEDVETLDKITRQVILKSEAITNFMAERDLYWEENKSALKSMLKKSIKSLDEMTQHIELIELSANWEEDSEFFKNLFQETIVNNEEYEKIVSDFAKNWATDRIAVVDMIILKMAVAEMLNFPSIPVKVTINEYIELSKNYSTQKSKQFVNGLLDKISISLEKEDKIKKSGRGLIDNK
- a CDS encoding ABC transporter substrate-binding protein, with protein sequence MKAIVFISLFFFVLACSRPKNEEQSEKGKELISYSQNLSIEDFGDFYKVKVIQPAASDSSFFTYILFREKKSKPSLKADAHISIPVKGLICMSTSHLPAFTALGESKVIVGFPGTEHIYEHKLQTLVKSGNLQDVGQKSGINVEKVLSLQPDVMMAYTMGSSMEQLNPIRKSGIPVILNSDYLENSPLGRAEWLKLSAILLDKYTEGDSLFKAIEQNYLSIKGQVANSETKSSVMTGLMYGDVWYVPGGKSYAAHFIEDAGASYLWSSTQKTGSLELSFESVFNRAKKADFWIGVASFTSLRNLKNTNVKYSFFDAYQKQNVFSYTKRVNENGANDYLETGYMRPDLVLKDYINLLHPNLLTDSTLTYYQRLNP
- a CDS encoding Fur family transcriptional regulator, which produces MEKAVKAENILKSNGLRKTHIRIEILQIFMGTKHALSVNDLEKNLKASHDRVTIYRALNSFEENGILHQTPDPNGNMRYAMCSDSCPEHVHQDKHAHFICEECNQTFCLEDVKIPDVELGNGYQLNSISYTMNGICKECQPA
- a CDS encoding Glu/Leu/Phe/Val family dehydrogenase; translation: MVELNEKEAQKTFSAFNTIAEMGHEQVVYCYDKPTGLKAIIAIHNTILGPALGGTRMWTYQNDQEALIDVLRLSRGMTYKAAISGLNLGGGKAVIIGDPKNLKNEAFLRRFGRFVDSLSGRYITAEDMNMNTSDMVHISYETDYVMGLPESMNGSGDPSPVTAYGVFMGMKATAKKAYGNDNLHGKKISVQGVGQVGHYLVDHLIEDGAEVTITDINESNIKRVTDKHKVKVVKPEEIYDVDADIYAPCAMGATINDDSIARLKANVIVGAANNQLAEEVRHGEMLKDKGIFYAPDFLVNAGGIINIFPELMRNYNKPLALEQTEKIYGKCLEILNKAEAEGKTSHQAAIEIADKRMADMGKVKLAY
- a CDS encoding ABC transporter ATP-binding protein, whose amino-acid sequence is MTTSDLSIGYRSGKSENRLMNNLNLSIPKGKLIALLGANGVGKSTLIRTLANLQAALQGKVFLNDKEVKNYTAKNFAKQVSLVLTDPIQSGNLNVKDLVEMGRYPFTNWTGRLQAIDQEKVENAINLCAIAYLKDANIAEISDGQLQKAMIARALAQDGELMLLDEPTVHLDANNRYIVLELLRKLVDETQKSILISTHQVEIALKMADHIWLANCGEGIISGSPIELIKSGDVEKSFPYLKKLNF
- a CDS encoding YtxH domain-containing protein gives rise to the protein MSKGSNLFAFLAGATAGAIVGILYAPDTGVNTRDKLTYRLGKYKEMLEDLLNDISEGEDLGLSTARSDGEKVVSSAKKKAEQLLTDVDALLGQIKSKDEKTK
- a CDS encoding iron ABC transporter permease, encoding MKLSKYQTVALLIPLLGILFVFSISFGSVYIPFENIIGVLVGNMAQDHPEYHIVLSYRLPKALTIVFAGAALGFSGLQMQTLFRNPLAGPFVLGISSGASLGVAVLVLLGIGVNGALASWGMALSSIIGSSIILLLVVLVSIRLKDSMSLLLVGLMFGAFTSAIVSIMQYFSTADDIQNFLFWTFGATGNLSWGELMIFIPVVTTGLVLGYLQAKPLNALLMGENYAQSMGLKVQFVRLLLVVSTSILAGIVTAFCGPIAFLGLAVPHISRILFKTSNHFILIPATLLIGACLLLICDLIAQVPNYDLILPINAVTSLFGAPVVIWLILKRKNISKNFG